From one Tetragenococcus osmophilus genomic stretch:
- the grpE gene encoding nucleotide exchange factor GrpE produces MSDKEKNSEEVEETFSTESGENETTTDEETVEEINEEDVQPVSEVEDLKAQLSEMEDKYLRASAEITNMNNRFRNEQETLQKYRSQDLGKKLLPALDNLERAVATEVEGEQNENLKKGVEMTLESLRSAMQEEGIEEISAQGEIFDPTMHQAVQSVPATEDQPAETVVQVLQKGYKLYDRVLRASMVVVAQ; encoded by the coding sequence TTGTCTGATAAAGAAAAAAATTCAGAAGAAGTAGAAGAAACGTTTTCTACTGAGTCTGGGGAAAATGAAACAACGACAGATGAAGAAACAGTAGAAGAAATAAATGAAGAAGATGTACAACCTGTTTCTGAAGTTGAGGATTTAAAGGCTCAACTTAGTGAAATGGAAGATAAATATCTTCGTGCTTCTGCTGAAATTACGAATATGAATAATCGTTTTCGTAATGAACAAGAAACGCTACAAAAATACCGTTCACAAGATTTAGGCAAAAAGTTACTTCCAGCGCTTGATAATTTGGAACGGGCTGTAGCAACTGAAGTTGAAGGCGAGCAAAACGAAAACTTGAAAAAGGGCGTAGAAATGACCTTAGAAAGTTTACGTTCAGCGATGCAAGAAGAAGGAATTGAAGAGATTTCGGCTCAAGGCGAAATATTTGATCCTACGATGCATCAAGCTGTACAATCAGTTCCGGCGACAGAAGATCAACCAGCAGAAACTGTGGTTCAAGTTTTACAAAAAGGTTATAAGCTTTATGACCGTGTACTTCGAGCTAGTATGGTTGTTGTCGCACAATAA
- the dnaK gene encoding molecular chaperone DnaK: protein MSKVIGIDLGTTNSAVSVLEGGESKIITNPEGNRTTPSVVSFKNGEIQVGEVAKRQAVTNPDTITSIKRHIGEEGYKVEANDKSYTPQEISAMILQHLKGFSEDYLGEDVDKAVITVPAYFNDSQRQATKDAGKIAGLEVERIVNEPTAAALAYGLDKTEQDEKILVFDLGGGTFDVSILELGDGVFDVLSTAGDNNLGGDDFDEKIIDYMVSEFKKENGIDLGKDKMALQRLKDAAEKAKKDLSGVSSTQISLPFITAGEDGPLHLEMNMTRAKFDELTSDLVDKTKEPVRQALKDAGLSKSDINQVILVGGSTRIPAVVDSVRKETGAEPNKSVNPDEVVAMGAAIQAGVITGDVKDVVLLDVTPLSLGIETMGGVFTKLIDRNTTIPTSKSQVFSTAADNQPAVDIHVLQGERPMAADNKTLGRFQLTDIPAAPRGVPQIEVTFDIDKNGIVNVSAKDLGTQKEQKITIQSSSGLSDDEIDRMVKDAEENAKADEERKEEADLRNEVDSLLFTVDKTLSDLDGKVDEEEVKKAENARDELKAAVEADDTEEMKTKRDELNEIVQNLSVKMYEQASQEQQGESGSDDSSNTSGDDDVVDADFEEVDDDDNK, encoded by the coding sequence ATGAGTAAGGTAATTGGTATAGACTTAGGTACAACAAACTCTGCCGTTTCAGTATTAGAAGGCGGCGAATCAAAAATCATTACAAACCCAGAAGGCAATCGCACAACACCTTCTGTTGTTTCATTCAAAAATGGTGAAATTCAAGTAGGAGAAGTCGCAAAACGACAAGCTGTTACGAACCCAGATACAATTACTTCTATTAAACGTCATATTGGCGAAGAAGGTTATAAAGTAGAAGCAAATGATAAATCTTATACACCACAAGAAATTTCAGCAATGATCCTACAACATCTTAAAGGATTTTCTGAAGATTATCTAGGTGAAGACGTAGACAAAGCAGTTATTACAGTTCCAGCTTACTTTAACGACTCTCAACGTCAAGCAACTAAAGATGCTGGTAAGATCGCTGGTTTAGAAGTTGAACGTATTGTCAACGAACCAACAGCTGCTGCTTTAGCTTATGGATTAGATAAAACAGAACAAGATGAAAAAATCTTGGTATTTGACCTAGGTGGCGGTACTTTTGACGTTTCCATCTTGGAACTAGGCGACGGTGTCTTTGACGTATTATCCACAGCAGGTGATAACAACCTAGGTGGGGATGATTTTGATGAAAAAATCATTGACTACATGGTTAGTGAATTCAAAAAAGAAAACGGCATTGACTTAGGTAAAGATAAAATGGCTTTACAACGCCTAAAAGACGCTGCTGAAAAAGCTAAGAAAGATCTATCTGGTGTATCAAGTACACAAATTAGCTTGCCATTTATTACAGCAGGCGAAGATGGTCCACTTCATTTGGAAATGAACATGACTCGTGCTAAATTTGATGAATTAACTAGTGACTTAGTTGATAAAACAAAAGAACCAGTACGTCAAGCTTTGAAAGATGCTGGCTTGTCTAAATCTGATATTAACCAAGTAATCTTAGTTGGTGGATCAACACGTATCCCAGCTGTTGTTGATTCAGTACGTAAAGAAACTGGAGCAGAACCAAACAAATCTGTAAACCCAGACGAAGTTGTGGCTATGGGTGCTGCTATCCAAGCTGGTGTTATTACAGGTGACGTTAAAGATGTTGTTTTACTAGACGTAACACCTCTATCTCTAGGAATTGAAACAATGGGTGGCGTATTTACTAAGTTGATTGATCGTAATACGACAATTCCAACAAGTAAATCTCAAGTATTCTCAACTGCAGCTGATAACCAACCAGCAGTAGATATTCACGTACTTCAAGGTGAACGTCCAATGGCAGCTGATAACAAGACACTTGGTCGTTTCCAATTAACAGATATTCCTGCTGCACCACGAGGCGTACCACAAATCGAAGTTACATTTGATATTGATAAAAACGGTATTGTAAATGTTTCAGCTAAAGACTTAGGTACTCAAAAAGAACAAAAAATTACGATTCAATCTTCTTCAGGTCTATCCGACGATGAAATTGATCGTATGGTTAAAGATGCTGAAGAAAATGCCAAAGCCGACGAAGAACGTAAAGAAGAAGCAGATCTACGTAACGAAGTAGATTCATTGTTGTTCACTGTTGATAAAACATTGAGCGATCTTGACGGTAAAGTCGACGAAGAAGAAGTCAAAAAAGCTGAAAATGCTCGTGACGAATTGAAGGCTGCTGTTGAAGCAGATGACACTGAAGAAATGAAAACTAAACGTGATGAATTGAATGAAATCGTACAAAACTTGAGCGTGAAGATGTATGAACAAGCATCACAAGAACAACAAGGTGAATCAGGTTCGGATGATTCTTCTAATACTTCTGGTGACGATGATGTAGTAGATGCAGATTTTGAAGAAGTAGACGACGACGATAATAAATAA
- the hrcA gene encoding heat-inducible transcriptional repressor HrcA yields MLTQRQDDILHLIIHNYTNLGKPIGSKTLMEEGIAASSATIRNEMKTLEEYGLMIKTHSSSGRIPSLKGYRYYVDHLLEPERLKQSEVDAIREAFGRDFHEINDIIEQSAEILSQLTSYTALSIGPDVRNRKLTGFKMVPLNNRQVIAIIVTDKGNVENQVFSIPRNVDSDDLEKIVQIINDKLIDEPLLTVYQRLRTEIPMILHKYFQTTEGILELFNNMLSEAFEEKIFVGGQMNLLNSDQIQDVDQFKAMYLFMENSQRLNELLSAKDQPIQVRIGSELGNDLLSGMSLIQANYEIQGHGNGTIAILGSASMPYSKMFSLLDVFRKELAGTLNDYYRSIDSFG; encoded by the coding sequence TTGTTGACACAAAGACAAGATGATATCTTGCATCTGATTATTCATAATTATACAAATTTAGGAAAGCCAATTGGATCTAAAACGCTGATGGAAGAAGGGATCGCAGCTAGCTCAGCCACGATTAGAAATGAGATGAAGACTTTAGAAGAGTATGGGCTTATGATAAAGACACATTCCTCTTCAGGTCGCATTCCTTCGTTAAAAGGTTATCGTTACTATGTTGACCATTTATTAGAGCCGGAAAGATTAAAGCAAAGCGAGGTCGACGCGATCCGTGAAGCTTTTGGAAGAGATTTTCATGAGATTAACGATATTATCGAACAATCAGCCGAAATTCTTTCGCAATTGACAAGCTATACAGCTCTATCAATTGGTCCGGATGTGAGAAATAGAAAGTTAACAGGTTTCAAAATGGTTCCGTTAAATAATCGGCAAGTGATCGCAATCATTGTAACGGATAAAGGAAATGTGGAAAATCAAGTCTTTTCGATCCCTCGAAATGTAGATAGCGACGATCTTGAAAAAATAGTACAGATCATCAATGATAAACTAATTGATGAACCTTTGCTGACCGTTTATCAACGCTTACGGACTGAGATTCCAATGATTCTTCATAAGTATTTTCAAACCACAGAAGGAATTCTTGAATTATTCAACAATATGTTGAGTGAGGCTTTTGAAGAAAAGATTTTTGTTGGTGGTCAAATGAATCTATTAAATTCCGATCAAATTCAAGATGTCGATCAGTTTAAAGCGATGTATTTATTTATGGAAAACTCACAACGATTGAATGAACTATTGAGCGCAAAAGATCAACCAATCCAAGTACGAATCGGTTCAGAATTAGGAAACGATTTGTTAAGCGGTATGAGTTTAATCCAAGCTAATTATGAAATTCAAGGTCATGGCAATGGTACAATTGCCATTTTGGGATCGGCTAGCATGCCGTATTCGAAAATGTTCAGCTTACTCGATGTATTTCGTAAAGAATTAGCAGGAACATTAAATGATTATTATCGTTCGATTGATTCATTCGGATAA
- a CDS encoding LemA family protein — MDKRNRNLLLLIIGVVIAIIVVPTALTYNRLISAENDVDANWSQVENVMQRRADLVPNLVDSVQGSMNQEQEIFGNIAEARQAYNEANTPEETVEANDELSGELSTMVNVIREDYPELESNDNVQTLMSQLEGTENRISTERRRYIQSVNEYNQLLVRFPNNLVANLFNFERKDNFEAEEGAQEVPEVDFDIDTSE, encoded by the coding sequence GTGGATAAAAGAAATCGTAATCTATTATTACTAATTATTGGCGTAGTTATCGCTATTATTGTCGTTCCGACTGCTTTAACGTATAATCGGCTGATTTCTGCTGAAAATGATGTGGACGCCAATTGGTCACAGGTTGAAAATGTGATGCAAAGAAGGGCTGATCTTGTGCCTAATTTAGTTGATTCAGTGCAAGGGAGCATGAATCAAGAACAAGAAATTTTTGGCAATATTGCTGAAGCTAGACAAGCTTATAATGAGGCAAACACGCCTGAAGAAACAGTAGAAGCTAACGATGAATTATCAGGAGAACTATCAACTATGGTTAATGTCATTAGAGAAGATTATCCAGAACTTGAGTCAAATGATAATGTGCAAACATTAATGTCACAACTTGAAGGCACAGAAAATCGCATTTCAACAGAACGTAGACGTTATATTCAATCAGTTAATGAATATAACCAATTACTTGTTCGTTTCCCTAATAATTTGGTTGCTAATTTATTTAACTTTGAGAGAAAGGACAACTTTGAAGCAGAAGAAGGTGCTCAAGAAGTTCCCGAGGTCGATTTTGATATTGATACAAGTGAATAA
- the ribF gene encoding riboflavin biosynthesis protein RibF — protein sequence MEVIELRHPYTDEIIPKEDVVLVLGFFDGVHKGHQKVIETGRKIANKQGLKLAVMTFNQHPSIVFKKTDPNEVKYLTNLEQKEQLMRQLGVDYLYIVEFTSLFAQLGPQDFVDQYIIDLHAKYAVAGFDYTYGLKDVANMQRLPGYAKGRFEVVTVSKKTQDSDKISSTRIRKCLDQGDMEKAAELLGYTYEIDGTVVHGDARGRILGFPTANIKTDNNTRLPKEGVYASEIKIGEKWYPAMGSIGHNDTFEQGRQLTVEVYILDFAQDVYGEQVSVRWSHLLRDQVAFNSADELVQQLKKDEEETRRYFAAMKN from the coding sequence ATGGAAGTCATTGAATTACGCCATCCTTATACAGATGAAATCATTCCTAAAGAGGATGTTGTTTTAGTATTAGGTTTTTTTGATGGTGTGCATAAAGGACATCAAAAGGTCATTGAAACTGGAAGAAAGATTGCCAACAAGCAAGGCTTAAAATTGGCAGTAATGACATTTAATCAACATCCTTCAATTGTTTTTAAAAAAACGGATCCCAATGAGGTAAAGTATTTAACGAATTTAGAGCAAAAGGAACAATTAATGCGTCAGTTAGGCGTAGATTATTTATATATCGTTGAATTTACTTCATTATTTGCTCAATTGGGTCCTCAGGATTTTGTGGATCAGTACATTATTGACTTACATGCAAAATATGCTGTTGCAGGCTTTGATTATACTTATGGGCTCAAAGACGTGGCAAATATGCAACGGCTACCAGGATATGCTAAAGGTCGTTTTGAAGTAGTAACAGTTTCCAAAAAAACCCAAGACAGTGACAAAATTAGTTCGACACGTATTAGAAAATGTTTAGATCAAGGGGATATGGAGAAAGCTGCGGAATTACTAGGGTATACTTATGAAATCGACGGAACTGTAGTGCATGGTGATGCTAGAGGACGTATTTTAGGGTTTCCTACAGCAAATATTAAAACTGATAATAATACACGTTTACCTAAAGAAGGCGTATATGCTTCAGAAATTAAAATAGGGGAAAAATGGTACCCTGCGATGGGATCAATTGGTCACAATGATACTTTCGAACAAGGCAGGCAGTTAACCGTTGAAGTATATATTTTAGACTTCGCACAAGATGTTTATGGTGAACAGGTCAGTGTGCGATGGAGCCATCTTTTAAGAGACCAGGTAGCGTTTAATAGCGCAGACGAATTAGTCCAACAGCTAAAAAAAGATGAAGAAGAAACACGTCGTTATTTTGCAGCGATGAAAAATTAA
- the dnaJ gene encoding molecular chaperone DnaJ, protein MATKRDYYEVLGVDRGASDDEIKKAYRKLSKKYHPDVNQESDAEEKFKEISEAYEVLSDPQKRAAYDQYGHAGADANYGGGAGAGGFGGFGGGGFSDAGGFGGFEDIFESFFGGGRSADPTAPRQGDDLQYSINLTFEEGVFGKDTEISYKRNEVCHTCGGNGAKPGTQPETCHKCKGSGVLNVERQTPLGRVMTRQTCDVCHGTGKEIKEVCETCHGTGHEKQTHNVSVSVPAGVEDGQQMRLANQGEAGINGGPYGDLYVVFRVAESDIFDRDGSEIYYELPLNFVQAALGDEVDVPTVHGDVKLKIPAGTQTSTKFRMRGKGAPRLRGNSTGDQQVTVKIITPKNLNDEQKEALRNFAELTGQHTQEQQSEGFFDKMKDAFGKK, encoded by the coding sequence ATGGCAACAAAACGTGATTATTATGAAGTCCTAGGTGTAGACAGAGGGGCTTCAGATGATGAAATCAAAAAGGCATATCGTAAGCTTTCCAAAAAATATCATCCAGACGTGAACCAAGAATCCGATGCAGAAGAGAAATTTAAAGAAATTTCAGAAGCCTATGAAGTCTTAAGTGACCCGCAAAAACGTGCAGCTTATGATCAATATGGTCATGCTGGTGCAGACGCCAATTATGGTGGCGGCGCTGGTGCTGGCGGCTTTGGCGGTTTCGGCGGCGGTGGGTTCTCCGACGCCGGAGGCTTTGGTGGCTTTGAAGATATTTTTGAATCTTTCTTCGGTGGTGGTCGTTCCGCAGACCCTACTGCACCTCGCCAAGGTGACGATTTACAATATTCAATTAATCTAACTTTTGAAGAAGGGGTTTTCGGTAAGGATACCGAAATTTCCTACAAACGAAATGAAGTTTGTCATACTTGTGGTGGTAATGGTGCAAAACCAGGAACTCAACCTGAAACTTGTCATAAGTGTAAAGGAAGTGGAGTTCTAAATGTTGAACGTCAAACACCGCTTGGTCGCGTTATGACACGCCAAACTTGCGATGTATGTCATGGAACTGGTAAAGAAATCAAAGAAGTTTGCGAAACTTGTCATGGTACAGGTCATGAAAAACAAACACACAATGTAAGTGTTTCTGTTCCCGCAGGCGTTGAAGATGGCCAACAAATGAGACTTGCTAACCAAGGGGAAGCTGGAATAAATGGCGGACCTTATGGTGACTTATATGTTGTCTTCCGTGTCGCTGAAAGTGATATTTTTGATCGTGATGGTTCAGAAATCTATTATGAATTACCACTTAACTTCGTACAAGCTGCTTTAGGAGATGAAGTTGATGTTCCAACAGTGCATGGAGATGTTAAGTTGAAAATACCAGCTGGTACACAAACAAGCACGAAATTCCGTATGCGTGGAAAAGGCGCCCCTCGATTAAGAGGAAATAGTACGGGAGATCAACAAGTTACAGTAAAAATTATTACTCCTAAAAACTTAAACGATGAGCAAAAAGAAGCTTTACGAAATTTTGCTGAATTGACTGGACAACATACACAAGAACAACAATCGGAAGGTTTTTTCGATAAGATGAAAGATGCTTTTGGAAAAAAGTGA
- the truB gene encoding tRNA pseudouridine(55) synthase TruB, with protein sequence MNGILPLWKERGMTSHDCVSKLRKILHTKKVGHGGTLDPDVDGILPICIGKATKVIEFLTDSGKEYEGEITLGYATTTEDASGEVIQQDAIKSPFTKEAIDHAMQTLVGEITQIPPMYSAVKVNGKRLYEYARQGEVVERPQRLVKIDSFTRIDEPFYNENKQLQSWRFKVACQKGTYVRTLAVDTGKALGVSAHMSDLTRTKSASFTTKQAVTLEQVKTAMENGRIEDVLFPIEYGVQRFPRIDISDELWQKVRNGMRLPYQAFQLTEMPTNPIAVFYQNQVVSLYEPNKNEKDGLKPLKVLQNEVS encoded by the coding sequence ATGAACGGAATTTTACCTCTATGGAAAGAACGTGGTATGACAAGTCATGACTGCGTGTCGAAATTAAGAAAGATTTTACATACAAAAAAGGTTGGGCATGGAGGCACGCTTGATCCAGATGTTGATGGTATATTACCCATTTGTATCGGGAAAGCGACAAAAGTGATTGAGTTTTTAACTGACTCCGGTAAGGAATATGAAGGAGAAATTACTTTAGGCTACGCTACAACCACTGAAGATGCTTCAGGAGAGGTTATTCAACAAGATGCCATCAAATCTCCTTTTACAAAGGAGGCTATTGATCATGCCATGCAAACTCTGGTCGGTGAAATCACTCAAATTCCTCCAATGTATTCAGCTGTTAAGGTCAATGGTAAACGGTTATATGAATACGCTAGACAAGGAGAAGTCGTAGAGCGTCCTCAACGTCTAGTAAAGATTGATTCTTTTACTCGTATAGATGAGCCCTTTTATAATGAAAATAAACAACTACAATCTTGGCGTTTTAAAGTAGCTTGTCAAAAAGGGACTTATGTACGGACTTTAGCTGTAGATACAGGAAAGGCACTTGGTGTTAGTGCGCATATGTCTGATTTAACTCGTACCAAAAGCGCTAGTTTTACGACCAAACAAGCGGTAACACTAGAGCAAGTAAAGACAGCAATGGAAAATGGAAGAATTGAAGACGTTTTGTTTCCTATTGAATACGGAGTTCAGCGCTTTCCAAGAATAGACATTTCTGATGAGTTATGGCAAAAGGTAAGAAATGGTATGCGTTTGCCTTATCAAGCATTCCAATTAACAGAAATGCCTACAAACCCTATAGCTGTTTTTTATCAAAATCAGGTAGTTAGTTTGTATGAACCAAATAAAAATGAAAAAGATGGTTTGAAGCCATTAAAAGTACTACAGAACGAGGTTAGTTAG
- a CDS encoding amino acid ABC transporter ATP-binding protein yields MKEKISVEHLVKRFDDNTVLNDITTTIQEGEVVCVIGPSGSGKSTFLRCLNRLEEATSGQIVIDGDHLTDKNTDINQTRQHIGMVFQHFNLFPHLSVLENITLAPLDVRGENKQEAEKRAEELLETVGLSDKKNVYPESLSGGQKQRVAIARALAMSPDIMLFDEPTSALDPEMVGDVLNVMKKLADQGMTMVIVTHEMGFAKEVANRVMFIDDGYFLEDGKPDEVFNNPKNERTKGFLEKVLNI; encoded by the coding sequence ATGAAGGAAAAAATATCCGTTGAACATTTAGTTAAACGATTTGACGATAATACCGTATTAAATGACATCACCACAACGATTCAAGAAGGCGAAGTGGTCTGTGTGATTGGCCCTTCCGGCTCAGGTAAATCCACTTTTCTACGCTGCCTTAATCGTTTAGAAGAAGCAACGAGTGGACAAATTGTTATTGATGGGGATCACTTAACAGATAAAAATACTGATATTAACCAAACACGGCAACACATTGGTATGGTTTTCCAACATTTTAATTTGTTCCCTCACCTTTCTGTTTTAGAAAATATTACTTTAGCTCCTTTAGACGTAAGAGGAGAAAATAAACAAGAAGCAGAGAAACGTGCAGAAGAGTTGTTGGAAACAGTTGGTTTATCAGATAAAAAAAATGTCTACCCTGAAAGCCTCTCTGGCGGACAAAAACAACGGGTAGCTATTGCCAGAGCCCTAGCTATGAGCCCTGATATCATGCTATTTGATGAACCTACATCAGCTCTAGACCCTGAAATGGTCGGCGATGTTTTAAACGTTATGAAAAAGCTAGCAGACCAAGGAATGACTATGGTTATTGTCACCCATGAAATGGGCTTTGCTAAAGAAGTAGCTAATCGAGTAATGTTTATTGATGATGGTTACTTTTTAGAAGATGGCAAACCTGATGAAGTATTTAACAACCCTAAAAATGAGCGTACGAAAGGCTTTTTAGAAAAGGTACTAAATATCTAA
- a CDS encoding TPM domain-containing protein: MKEVNESQLKKNTVQNIHKYYQRFKRLNSVYVVICSLLLLLALAFFVFGIPLLNQQKNATEQYYNTQIDRLQMQREEKEEQIDAQNTTSFEENLQDQKEQYEDEYNPQSDYYEADIGNNSIAIDRNNIFVSDNAGILSNEVKEQVYQLNRQLDENANGAQFMVVTLDQLPEGEDIEAYATDIFNTLGIGNDEEDNGVLYLMSVSEQESRLEVGYGFEGILTDANSQEILDDNEVVEDYQDENYSEGVSTTTDLVANYINSKTPYEDSQINEYERRQEHLPFVFFLPIIIAVILFILVLLYFIGIIRTRRWIKKDYKEFSSLIANGQLSNDQANEKLKKLSLYALLFYGMVYWQTYRHVLKNRDIGRLLNKYPSGRKIGRRVLVGDTLYDYRGLILTAHYASSAYNPRSSKGRGGGFGGGFGGGSFGGGASGGGGASGGW, translated from the coding sequence ATGAAAGAGGTTAATGAGTCGCAGCTAAAGAAAAATACTGTCCAAAATATTCATAAGTATTATCAGCGATTTAAGCGACTAAATAGCGTTTATGTTGTGATATGTAGCTTGCTTTTATTACTTGCCTTAGCGTTCTTTGTTTTTGGAATTCCTCTATTGAACCAACAAAAAAATGCGACAGAACAATATTATAATACACAAATTGACCGTTTACAGATGCAAAGAGAAGAAAAAGAGGAACAGATCGATGCGCAAAATACAACTTCCTTTGAAGAGAATCTACAAGATCAAAAAGAGCAGTACGAGGATGAATATAACCCACAATCGGATTATTATGAGGCAGATATAGGAAATAATTCGATTGCAATTGACCGTAATAATATATTTGTTTCAGATAATGCAGGTATTTTATCTAATGAGGTTAAAGAACAAGTTTATCAATTAAACCGTCAATTAGACGAAAATGCTAACGGTGCACAATTTATGGTAGTTACCCTCGATCAACTACCAGAAGGTGAAGATATTGAGGCCTACGCAACGGATATATTTAATACATTAGGTATAGGAAACGACGAAGAAGATAATGGTGTGTTGTACTTGATGTCGGTTTCTGAGCAAGAATCTAGGCTAGAGGTCGGTTATGGTTTTGAAGGAATTTTAACTGATGCCAATAGTCAAGAAATTCTAGATGATAATGAAGTAGTCGAAGATTATCAGGATGAAAATTATTCAGAAGGGGTCAGTACAACAACCGATCTTGTGGCAAATTATATTAATTCAAAAACGCCTTATGAAGATAGCCAAATAAATGAATATGAGCGCCGACAAGAACATTTACCTTTTGTTTTCTTTCTACCTATTATTATTGCGGTTATTCTATTTATTTTAGTTCTCTTGTATTTCATCGGGATAATAAGAACTAGAAGATGGATTAAAAAAGATTATAAGGAGTTTTCTAGTCTCATTGCAAATGGTCAGCTGTCAAATGATCAAGCAAACGAAAAGCTAAAGAAACTGAGTCTATATGCTTTACTTTTTTATGGGATGGTTTATTGGCAAACTTATCGGCATGTGCTAAAAAATAGAGATATTGGACGTCTTTTAAATAAGTATCCATCGGGCCGGAAAATAGGACGCCGTGTATTAGTAGGAGATACTTTGTATGATTATCGCGGGCTAATTTTAACTGCTCATTATGCTTCTTCTGCTTACAATCCACGTTCTTCTAAAGGACGTGGCGGTGGTTTCGGCGGCGGATTTGGCGGAGGTTCATTTGGAGGCGGCGCTTCTGGCGGCGGTGGTGCTTCAGGAGGCTGGTAA
- the rbfA gene encoding 30S ribosome-binding factor RbfA codes for MANYRDRRVAQEILKEVTQVLQKKIRDPRVQGVTITDVDVTGDLQQATIYYSILSSADSDKKEAQAGLEKASGLIRREVGHTLSIYKTPEIFFELDESLEYGERIDEMIRELHENEE; via the coding sequence ATGGCAAATTATCGAGACCGAAGAGTAGCTCAAGAAATATTAAAAGAAGTAACTCAGGTTTTACAAAAGAAAATTCGTGATCCACGAGTGCAAGGTGTAACGATAACAGATGTGGATGTTACTGGGGATTTGCAACAGGCCACCATCTATTATAGTATCTTATCTAGCGCTGATTCGGACAAAAAAGAAGCACAAGCTGGCTTAGAAAAGGCAAGTGGACTTATTCGGCGCGAAGTAGGTCATACTTTAAGTATTTATAAAACTCCTGAGATTTTCTTTGAACTAGATGAATCACTTGAATATGGTGAAAGAATCGATGAAATGATTCGCGAGTTACATGAAAATGAAGAGTAA